Proteins encoded within one genomic window of Phototrophicus methaneseepsis:
- a CDS encoding SDR family NAD(P)-dependent oxidoreductase gives MRKPICVIAGAGPGMGVSLAKRFARAGYTIALISRSAPQLAAELQPKHPDVHGFAADLSNTDAIATVFQQIQTQLGTVSVLIYNAAMVVPGFASELNPATVLEHFRVNVLGAILCVEKVVASMKEQRTGTILFTGGGLSIDPNPEYASLALSKAALRNYALSLHRELKGHGVRVATVTVAGYIHPEDGFDPDKIADAYWRLHEEDAEADFEVLYDQAYANQQAKA, from the coding sequence ATGAGAAAACCGATTTGTGTGATTGCTGGTGCTGGTCCCGGTATGGGCGTTTCCCTGGCGAAGCGCTTCGCCAGAGCAGGTTATACCATTGCCCTGATTTCACGCTCAGCACCACAATTAGCGGCAGAATTACAACCTAAGCACCCTGATGTGCATGGCTTCGCAGCAGATTTGAGCAATACAGATGCCATCGCAACGGTCTTTCAGCAAATCCAGACGCAGCTAGGCACGGTTTCCGTCCTCATTTATAACGCCGCGATGGTCGTGCCGGGGTTCGCCTCAGAATTGAATCCGGCGACTGTTCTGGAGCACTTCCGCGTGAATGTATTAGGCGCTATCCTTTGTGTGGAAAAAGTCGTCGCCTCGATGAAAGAGCAACGCACCGGGACGATCTTGTTCACAGGCGGCGGCCTCTCGATAGACCCCAACCCAGAATATGCATCCCTGGCGCTGAGTAAAGCCGCCCTACGCAATTATGCGCTCAGCCTGCACCGTGAGCTAAAAGGCCATGGCGTGCGCGTCGCAACGGTGACGGTCGCTGGCTATATTCACCCGGAGGATGGCTTCGACCCGGATAAAATCGCTGATGCATATTGGCGCTTGCACGAGGAAGATGCAGAAGCGGATTTTGAAGTTCTCTATGACCAGGCCTATGCGAATCAGCAGGCCAAAGCCTAG